In Polyodon spathula isolate WHYD16114869_AA chromosome 11, ASM1765450v1, whole genome shotgun sequence, one genomic interval encodes:
- the adarb1b gene encoding double-stranded RNA-specific editase 1 isoform X6 — protein sequence MAEGSCSTDVKENRNLDNVSSKEALGEGVQLPNGGSGSRKRPLEEGNNGHSHSKFRAKKRKKTPGPVLPKNALMQLNEIKPGLQYKLLSQTGPVHAPVFVMTVEVNGQLFEGSGPTKKKAKLNAAEKALRSFVQFPNASEAHMAMGRTLTVNTDFTSDQADFPDTLFNGFETPAQADVAYYLGSNGNGSFNSIGDYPLPSSGGADNVSQSPLPAPSAFAPSSGKNSVMILNELRPGLKYDFVSESGESHAKNFVMSVTADGQTFEGSGRNKKLAKARAAQAALSSLFNMQLDQTPSRQPIPREGLQLHLPQVLADSVSRLVVDKFSELTDNFTSPHARRKVLAGVVMTTGTDVKDAEVICVSTGTKCINGEYMSDRGLALNDCHAEIIARRSLIRYLYTQLEYFLSSNKEEQQKSIFIRCERGGYKLKDNVQFHLYISTSPCGDARIFSPHEAGMEDQGDRHPNRKARGQLRTKIESGEGTIPVRSSNTIQTWDGVLQGERLLTMSCSDKIARWNVVGIQGSLMSYFTEPIYFSSIILGSLYHADHLSRAMYQRIADIEDLPQSFTLNKPLLSGISNAEARQPGKAPNFSVNWTVGDQALEVINATTGKDDMGRASRLCKHVLYSRWIRLHSKLLSSLRIKLSKPSSYYEVKQAATEYHVAKQALIKAFHKAGLGAWVKKPIEQDQFSQSP from the exons GTTCTTGCAGCACTGATGTTAAGGAAAACCGCAACCTGGACAACGTCTCTTCAAAGGAAGCCTTGGGTGAAGGGGTCCAACTCCCCAATGGAGGCAGTGGCAGCAGGAAGCGCCCACTCGAGGAGGGTAATAACGGGCACTCGCATTCCAAGTTCCGGGCCAAGAAACGAAAGAAAACCCCGGGGCCCGTCTTGCCAAAGAATGCACTAATGCAGCTCAATGAGATCAAGCCAGGGCTGCAGTACAAGCTGCTGTCTCAGACTGGGCCAGTCCACGCTCCTGTGTTTGTCATGACAGTGGAGGTCAACGGGCAGCTTTTCGAAGGCTCTGGTCCCACCAAGAAGAAGGCCAAGCTTAACGCTGCAGAGAAGGCCCTGAGGTCTTTCGTCCAGTTCCCCAATGCTTCAGAGGCCCACATGGCCATGGGTCGGACCCTGACTGTAAACACTGACTTCACCTCTGACCAGGCAGATTTCCCTGACACCCTCTTTAATGGTTTTGAGACCCCAGCTCAGGCCGATGTGGCCTATTACCTGGGCTCCAATGGAAATGGCTCCTTTAACTCCATAGGGGATTATCCTCTTCCCTCTTCTGGAGGGGCAGACAATGTCAGCCAGTCCCCTTTGCCCGCCCCATCTGCATTTGCCCCCTCTAGTGGGAAGAACTCTGTCATGATCCTGAATGAGCTACGCCCGGGCCTAAAGTATGACTTTGTCTCTGAGAGTGGAGAGAGTCACGCCAAAAACTTTGTGATGTCAGTAACAGCGGATGGACAGACCTTCGAAGGTTCAGGGAGGAATAAGAAGCTGGCTAAGGCCCGTGCCGCCCAGGCAGCCCTCTCCAGCTTGTTTAACATGCAGCTTGACCAGACACCGTCCCGACAGCCTATCCCCAGGGAAGGCTTACAGCTTCATCTTCCCCAG gTTCTAGCCGACTCTGTATCCCGTCTTGTTGTGGATAAATTCAGTGAACTGACCGACAATTTCACATCACCTCATGCACGCAGGAAAGTCTTGGCTGGGGTTGTCATGACAACAG GCACTGACGTGAAAGATGCCGAGGTGATTTGTGTCTCCACGGGGACCAAGTGTATAAACGGGGAGTATATGAGCGACCGCGGCCTAGCCCTCAATGACTGCCATGCTGAAATTATCGCCCGAAGGTCCCTAATACGGTATCTCTATACCCAACTTGAATACTTCTTGAG CAGCAACAAAGAAGAGCAACAGAAATCTATTTTCATCAGGTGTGAGAGAGGTGGCTATAAACTGAAGGACAATGTCCAGTTTCACCTGTACATAAGCACTTCACCATGCGGAGACGCCAGGATATTCTCCCCACATGAAGCTGGAATGGAGG ACCAAGGAGACAGGCATCCGAATCGGAAAGCTCGAGGTCAACTTCGGACGAAGATTGAGTCTGGCGAGGGAACGATCCCAGTACGGTCCAGTAATACCATCCAGACATGGGACGGAGTACTGCAGGGAGAGAGGCTGCTCACAATGTCCTGCAGTGACAAGATCGCCAG GTGGAATGTGGTTGGAATCCAGGGATCCTTAATGAGCTACTTCACGGAGCCCATTTACTTCTCCAGTATCATCCTTGGTAGTTTATACCACGCAGACCACCTCTCCCGGGCCATGTACCAGAGAATAGCCGACATTGAGGACCTGCCCCAGTCATTCACACTCAATAAACCTCTACTCAGTG GTATTAGCAACGCAGAAGCCCGACAACCAGGCAAGGCTCCCAATTTCAGTGTGAACTGGACAGTGGGTGACCAGGCCCTTGAGGTCATTAACGCCACAACAGGAAAGGATGACATGGGCCGTGCATCCCGTCTGTGCAAGCACGTTCTGTACAGTCGCTGGATACGCCTACACTCAAAG
- the adarb1b gene encoding double-stranded RNA-specific editase 1 isoform X5 → MDVDEEENMSSCSTDVKENRNLDNVSSKEALGEGVQLPNGGSGSRKRPLEEGNNGHSHSKFRAKKRKKTPGPVLPKNALMQLNEIKPGLQYKLLSQTGPVHAPVFVMTVEVNGQLFEGSGPTKKKAKLNAAEKALRSFVQFPNASEAHMAMGRTLTVNTDFTSDQADFPDTLFNGFETPAQADVAYYLGSNGNGSFNSIGDYPLPSSGGADNVSQSPLPAPSAFAPSSGKNSVMILNELRPGLKYDFVSESGESHAKNFVMSVTADGQTFEGSGRNKKLAKARAAQAALSSLFNMQLDQTPSRQPIPREGLQLHLPQVLADSVSRLVVDKFSELTDNFTSPHARRKVLAGVVMTTGTDVKDAEVICVSTGTKCINGEYMSDRGLALNDCHAEIIARRSLIRYLYTQLEYFLSSNKEEQQKSIFIRCERGGYKLKDNVQFHLYISTSPCGDARIFSPHEAGMEDQGDRHPNRKARGQLRTKIESGEGTIPVRSSNTIQTWDGVLQGERLLTMSCSDKIARWNVVGIQGSLMSYFTEPIYFSSIILGSLYHADHLSRAMYQRIADIEDLPQSFTLNKPLLSGISNAEARQPGKAPNFSVNWTVGDQALEVINATTGKDDMGRASRLCKHVLYSRWIRLHSKLLSSLRIKLSKPSSYYEVKQAATEYHVAKQALIKAFHKAGLGAWVKKPIEQDQFSQSP, encoded by the exons GTTCTTGCAGCACTGATGTTAAGGAAAACCGCAACCTGGACAACGTCTCTTCAAAGGAAGCCTTGGGTGAAGGGGTCCAACTCCCCAATGGAGGCAGTGGCAGCAGGAAGCGCCCACTCGAGGAGGGTAATAACGGGCACTCGCATTCCAAGTTCCGGGCCAAGAAACGAAAGAAAACCCCGGGGCCCGTCTTGCCAAAGAATGCACTAATGCAGCTCAATGAGATCAAGCCAGGGCTGCAGTACAAGCTGCTGTCTCAGACTGGGCCAGTCCACGCTCCTGTGTTTGTCATGACAGTGGAGGTCAACGGGCAGCTTTTCGAAGGCTCTGGTCCCACCAAGAAGAAGGCCAAGCTTAACGCTGCAGAGAAGGCCCTGAGGTCTTTCGTCCAGTTCCCCAATGCTTCAGAGGCCCACATGGCCATGGGTCGGACCCTGACTGTAAACACTGACTTCACCTCTGACCAGGCAGATTTCCCTGACACCCTCTTTAATGGTTTTGAGACCCCAGCTCAGGCCGATGTGGCCTATTACCTGGGCTCCAATGGAAATGGCTCCTTTAACTCCATAGGGGATTATCCTCTTCCCTCTTCTGGAGGGGCAGACAATGTCAGCCAGTCCCCTTTGCCCGCCCCATCTGCATTTGCCCCCTCTAGTGGGAAGAACTCTGTCATGATCCTGAATGAGCTACGCCCGGGCCTAAAGTATGACTTTGTCTCTGAGAGTGGAGAGAGTCACGCCAAAAACTTTGTGATGTCAGTAACAGCGGATGGACAGACCTTCGAAGGTTCAGGGAGGAATAAGAAGCTGGCTAAGGCCCGTGCCGCCCAGGCAGCCCTCTCCAGCTTGTTTAACATGCAGCTTGACCAGACACCGTCCCGACAGCCTATCCCCAGGGAAGGCTTACAGCTTCATCTTCCCCAG gTTCTAGCCGACTCTGTATCCCGTCTTGTTGTGGATAAATTCAGTGAACTGACCGACAATTTCACATCACCTCATGCACGCAGGAAAGTCTTGGCTGGGGTTGTCATGACAACAG GCACTGACGTGAAAGATGCCGAGGTGATTTGTGTCTCCACGGGGACCAAGTGTATAAACGGGGAGTATATGAGCGACCGCGGCCTAGCCCTCAATGACTGCCATGCTGAAATTATCGCCCGAAGGTCCCTAATACGGTATCTCTATACCCAACTTGAATACTTCTTGAG CAGCAACAAAGAAGAGCAACAGAAATCTATTTTCATCAGGTGTGAGAGAGGTGGCTATAAACTGAAGGACAATGTCCAGTTTCACCTGTACATAAGCACTTCACCATGCGGAGACGCCAGGATATTCTCCCCACATGAAGCTGGAATGGAGG ACCAAGGAGACAGGCATCCGAATCGGAAAGCTCGAGGTCAACTTCGGACGAAGATTGAGTCTGGCGAGGGAACGATCCCAGTACGGTCCAGTAATACCATCCAGACATGGGACGGAGTACTGCAGGGAGAGAGGCTGCTCACAATGTCCTGCAGTGACAAGATCGCCAG GTGGAATGTGGTTGGAATCCAGGGATCCTTAATGAGCTACTTCACGGAGCCCATTTACTTCTCCAGTATCATCCTTGGTAGTTTATACCACGCAGACCACCTCTCCCGGGCCATGTACCAGAGAATAGCCGACATTGAGGACCTGCCCCAGTCATTCACACTCAATAAACCTCTACTCAGTG GTATTAGCAACGCAGAAGCCCGACAACCAGGCAAGGCTCCCAATTTCAGTGTGAACTGGACAGTGGGTGACCAGGCCCTTGAGGTCATTAACGCCACAACAGGAAAGGATGACATGGGCCGTGCATCCCGTCTGTGCAAGCACGTTCTGTACAGTCGCTGGATACGCCTACACTCAAAG